One genomic segment of Thermodesulfobacterium sp. TA1 includes these proteins:
- a CDS encoding hemolysin family protein: MIGFISFLFFVLGEAFFACSEMAFISVERYLMEKLDYKKKVTQIYFKLWENPERLFTTTLLGITLCVVGNGIFTPYFLIRDFGIKGLVISSTLVPIAMVVLGQVIPKTIGKKFAYPLILYLLPLIYYISFIFWPLVYVNTILAQKLLKPQEKNPIFLSKFREIFLTFIRYEEEIDRTEKELMHKIIDFAKKKVSQVMIPISQVKALPLDATVKDAIEFSKKYNFSYIPLYENDVSHLKAIVKVQHLIGKTLLEPNKPLKNFIQTPIFFPEMAHAHDVLSALQKSGMELAIIVDEYGFTTGIVTIEDLIEEVLGEFRDALDYYVPEYQKISENVYRVTGFIEIEKLQQIGLPIPSGDYETLNGFIYSITGKIPGEGEVIYYKNLEMKILKATPQTVEEVMIKIKPN, encoded by the coding sequence ATGATAGGCTTTATATCCTTTTTGTTTTTTGTGTTAGGAGAAGCCTTTTTTGCTTGTAGTGAAATGGCTTTTATTTCTGTAGAAAGATATCTTATGGAAAAATTAGATTACAAAAAAAAGGTAACCCAGATTTATTTTAAACTTTGGGAAAATCCAGAAAGGCTCTTTACTACTACCCTTTTGGGTATTACCCTTTGTGTAGTAGGTAACGGTATTTTTACTCCTTATTTTTTGATTAGAGATTTTGGGATAAAAGGACTGGTTATCTCCTCAACTTTAGTCCCCATTGCTATGGTAGTTTTAGGACAGGTTATTCCTAAAACTATAGGTAAAAAATTTGCTTATCCTTTAATTTTATACTTACTTCCTCTTATTTATTATATCTCTTTTATCTTTTGGCCTTTAGTTTATGTTAATACTATTTTAGCCCAAAAATTACTGAAACCTCAAGAAAAAAATCCTATTTTTTTAAGCAAATTTAGAGAAATTTTTCTTACATTTATACGTTATGAAGAAGAGATAGATCGTACTGAAAAAGAATTAATGCATAAAATTATAGATTTTGCTAAGAAAAAAGTATCTCAAGTTATGATACCTATAAGTCAAGTAAAAGCCTTACCTTTAGATGCAACCGTAAAAGATGCTATAGAATTTAGCAAAAAATATAATTTTTCTTATATACCTCTTTATGAAAATGACGTTTCACATCTTAAAGCCATCGTTAAAGTTCAACATTTAATAGGCAAAACTTTATTAGAACCTAATAAGCCTTTAAAAAATTTTATCCAAACTCCGATTTTTTTTCCTGAGATGGCACATGCTCATGACGTTCTCTCAGCTTTACAAAAATCTGGAATGGAGCTTGCGATAATCGTCGATGAATATGGGTTTACTACCGGAATTGTTACTATAGAAGACTTGATAGAAGAAGTATTAGGAGAGTTTAGAGATGCTTTAGATTATTACGTACCTGAATATCAAAAAATTTCTGAAAATGTCTATAGAGTAACAGGATTTATAGAAATAGAAAAATTACAACAAATAGGCCTTCCTATTCCGTCTGGAGATTATGAAACTTTAAACGGATTTATCTACTCTATTACAGGGAAGATTCCTGGTGAGGGCGAGGTGATTTATTACAAAAATTTAGAAATGAAAATTTTAAAAGCAACTCCGCAAACCGTAGAAGAGGTTATGATAAAGATTAAACCTAACTAA